A DNA window from Streptomyces sp. CA-278952 contains the following coding sequences:
- a CDS encoding acyltransferase family protein yields MPFLLAHGPRRKRSAPPPPSATLPLPGSPVGTGSSGGSVGTGSSGSSGSESGPSPHRSTFRPDIEGLRAVAVLAVLAFHAQIPGTAGGFVGVDVFFVISGYLITGLLVREAIATGRIRLGDFFSRRARRLLPSAAVVLAAVAVAGAWLTVPLLRADLEKDVLAAALSVANWRFVSQQTDYLAAGHDQSPLLHFWSLAVEEQFYLFWAPLLAVIVFVAARAVRRGRAVRAVVALTTAAVALASFALSLHWTRDSVSLAYLGTPSRVWQFAVGALLALLPWHLLRGPRPLRLVCGWAGAAAIVWCVVSYDASTPYPGYAALVPTLGTAAVILAAIPGRGEREAQGAHGVGRLLSGRAARAVGRLSYNLYLWHWPVLVLAEARLGALGWPAKTALTLAAALPALATMRWVEQPLRRSRTVSELPRRGLAVGISAIVLPVVLALVVGTTTLHLMGPATPVDAKGLPPGAAAGPSLLARADGSALADGPLVPGPAQARKDFPPDGACQVAPAVTRSPECLFGAVDSPDRVVLLGDSHAGQWFSPLLALASQRGWALQELVKQGCPLPELAVRNPQLGREYRECDTWRADALDRLRTGPKPRLIVIASLNRYTADRELLSAAWEKTLKPLRATGAPIVYIEDTPVPGTDIPACVSGAPDSTAACAFSRAEAVPADELARRITAGAVPGVRSVGVNQVLCPGNGPTCPAVRDRILLYRDDAHLTNVAAIVLAPRLERLLTESGALPPAGAPAPAPSAAPGADGWTELLRDDFDGPANSRPSPAHWSYDLGTCYPGCPAPRWGTGEIETMTDSTGNVRLDGKGALEIVPTREGEQWSSGRITTVRSDFAPPPGGVLRIEASIALPDVTGPKAAGYWPAFWTLGADLRDGYTGWPGVGELDVMESVNGRDAFFGSMHCGVLEGGPCEEPVGLTSGPQACADCRGAFRTYAVEVDLTPGAEEVRWYLDDRVYHRVRADAMDAGTWKRAVDHGVFLILNVAVGGKLPEADGATVGPATEPGHPMRVDRVRVSVKGRAG; encoded by the coding sequence ATGCCGTTCCTCCTCGCCCACGGCCCCCGCCGGAAACGGTCCGCTCCCCCGCCCCCGTCTGCCACACTCCCGCTCCCGGGCAGCCCGGTGGGCACGGGCAGCTCGGGCGGCTCGGTGGGCACGGGCAGCTCGGGCAGCTCGGGCAGCGAGTCCGGGCCCAGTCCGCACCGGTCCACGTTCCGCCCCGACATCGAGGGGCTGCGCGCGGTCGCCGTCCTCGCGGTCCTCGCCTTCCACGCCCAGATACCGGGAACGGCGGGCGGCTTCGTCGGGGTGGACGTCTTCTTCGTCATCTCCGGCTATCTGATCACCGGGCTCCTGGTCAGGGAGGCGATCGCCACCGGCCGGATCCGGCTCGGCGACTTCTTCTCCCGCCGGGCCCGCCGACTGCTGCCGTCCGCCGCCGTCGTCCTCGCCGCGGTCGCGGTGGCCGGGGCGTGGCTGACCGTACCGCTGCTCCGCGCCGACCTGGAAAAGGACGTCCTCGCGGCGGCTCTGTCCGTCGCCAACTGGCGGTTCGTCTCGCAGCAGACCGACTACCTGGCCGCCGGGCACGACCAGAGTCCGCTGCTGCACTTCTGGTCGCTCGCCGTCGAGGAGCAGTTCTACCTGTTCTGGGCCCCGCTGCTGGCGGTGATCGTGTTCGTCGCCGCCCGTGCGGTCCGCCGGGGCCGGGCCGTGCGCGCGGTCGTGGCGCTCACCACCGCCGCCGTGGCGCTCGCCTCGTTCGCGCTGTCCCTGCACTGGACGCGGGACTCCGTCTCGCTCGCGTACCTCGGAACCCCCTCGCGGGTCTGGCAGTTCGCCGTCGGGGCCCTGCTGGCGCTGCTGCCCTGGCATCTGCTGCGCGGGCCGCGCCCGCTGCGGCTGGTCTGCGGGTGGGCGGGGGCCGCGGCGATCGTCTGGTGCGTCGTGTCGTACGACGCGTCGACCCCGTACCCCGGCTACGCGGCGCTCGTCCCCACCCTGGGCACGGCCGCCGTGATCCTCGCCGCGATCCCGGGCCGGGGCGAGCGCGAAGCCCAAGGAGCCCACGGGGTGGGGCGGTTGCTCAGCGGCCGGGCTGCTCGGGCGGTCGGGCGGCTCTCCTACAACCTCTACCTGTGGCACTGGCCGGTGCTCGTCCTCGCCGAGGCGCGCCTCGGGGCGCTCGGCTGGCCCGCGAAGACGGCGCTGACGCTGGCCGCCGCGCTGCCCGCCCTCGCCACGATGCGCTGGGTCGAGCAGCCGCTGCGCCGCAGCCGTACGGTCTCCGAACTCCCGCGCCGAGGACTGGCGGTGGGGATCTCCGCCATCGTCCTGCCGGTCGTGCTCGCGCTGGTCGTCGGCACCACCACCCTGCACCTGATGGGCCCGGCCACCCCTGTCGACGCCAAGGGCCTCCCGCCGGGTGCGGCCGCCGGCCCCTCGCTGCTCGCCCGGGCCGACGGCTCCGCGCTCGCGGACGGCCCGCTGGTGCCGGGGCCGGCCCAGGCGCGCAAGGACTTCCCGCCGGACGGGGCCTGCCAGGTCGCGCCCGCGGTGACCCGCAGCCCGGAGTGCCTGTTCGGGGCGGTGGACAGCCCCGATCGCGTCGTCCTGCTCGGCGACTCCCACGCCGGGCAGTGGTTCTCCCCGCTGCTCGCGCTGGCCTCCCAGCGCGGCTGGGCGCTCCAGGAGCTGGTGAAGCAGGGTTGCCCACTTCCGGAACTGGCGGTGCGGAACCCCCAGTTGGGGCGCGAGTACCGGGAGTGCGACACCTGGCGGGCCGACGCCCTGGACCGCCTGCGTACGGGGCCGAAGCCCCGGCTCATCGTGATCGCCTCGCTCAACCGGTACACGGCCGACCGTGAACTCCTCTCCGCCGCCTGGGAGAAGACGTTGAAGCCGCTGCGGGCGACCGGCGCACCGATCGTGTACATCGAGGACACCCCCGTACCGGGGACGGACATTCCCGCGTGCGTGTCCGGCGCTCCGGACTCCACCGCCGCCTGCGCGTTCAGCCGGGCCGAGGCGGTCCCGGCGGACGAGCTGGCGCGCCGGATCACGGCGGGTGCGGTGCCGGGCGTGCGGTCCGTCGGCGTGAACCAGGTGCTGTGCCCGGGGAACGGCCCGACCTGTCCGGCGGTACGGGACCGGATCCTGCTCTACCGGGACGACGCCCATCTGACGAACGTGGCGGCCATCGTGCTGGCCCCCCGGCTGGAGCGGCTGCTGACGGAGTCGGGCGCACTGCCCCCGGCCGGCGCCCCCGCTCCCGCGCCTTCCGCCGCGCCCGGGGCGGACGGCTGGACCGAGCTGCTGCGGGACGACTTCGACGGGCCCGCGAACAGCCGCCCCTCCCCCGCGCACTGGAGTTACGACCTCGGCACCTGCTACCCCGGCTGCCCGGCGCCGCGGTGGGGCACCGGCGAGATCGAGACCATGACCGACTCGACCGGCAACGTACGCCTGGACGGGAAGGGCGCCCTGGAGATCGTGCCCACCAGGGAGGGCGAGCAGTGGAGTTCGGGCCGGATCACGACCGTGCGGTCCGACTTCGCGCCGCCGCCCGGCGGGGTGCTGCGGATCGAGGCGTCGATCGCGCTGCCGGACGTGACGGGGCCGAAGGCGGCGGGCTACTGGCCGGCGTTCTGGACCCTGGGAGCGGACCTGCGCGACGGGTACACCGGCTGGCCCGGGGTCGGCGAGCTGGACGTGATGGAGTCGGTCAACGGCCGGGACGCCTTCTTCGGCTCGATGCACTGCGGGGTCCTGGAGGGCGGCCCGTGCGAGGAGCCCGTGGGGCTGACGTCGGGGCCGCAGGCGTGCGCGGACTGCCGTGGGGCGTTCCGCACGTACGCCGTCGAGGTCGACCTCACCCCCGGGGCGGAGGAGGTGCGCTGGTATCTGGACGACCGGGTGTACCACCGGGTGCGGGCCGACGCGATGGACGCCGGGACCTGGAAGCGGGCCGTGGACCACGGGGTGTTCCTGATCCTGAACGTGGCGGTCGGCGGCAAGCTGCCGGAGGCCGACGGGGCGACGGTGGGCCCCGCGACCGAGCCGGGTCACCCGATGCGGGTCGACCGGGTCAGGGTCTCGGTGAAGGGCCGGGCCGGCTGA
- a CDS encoding glycosyltransferase family 2 protein encodes MTVHHLPQPPSDDELYWYFGPQRRWVLVSSSLAFVFTAATMFTFALRTPALWAFLAILGLNVVALLLSSVNSLRQRRLTRASHEVLVRAWRPAGLPGVDLYLPTCGEPLPVLANAYRAVAALDWPDALTVWVLDDADRPEVAALAAEHGYRYVVRPDRGHLKKAGNLNHALTLSGAEYIAILDADFAPRPDFLRHLVPYLADPAVGIVQSPQCFDTDAGMDWIQRAAGAAQEWFFRWIQPSRDASDAAICCGSNAVYRRAAIDLAGGFARLDHSEDLYTGLALHERGFRTQYVPVLVAKGTSPDTVTSFVNQQYRWAMGNLHLLGTPVLERMGAPWRMRLCFYEGVVGYLTTAVNTFAAPLPPLVMMFWYPDHIRPWHVLPLLAPLWLWHVLLPRISRTRWRVEVIRANVLTSVAAATAFWHTLRGRSAAWVPTGVRSKGSSGSMARRVVGVSLVWLVLSNGAAAGGLALVVARNGWEPAWGLGLYLLVQLQINVPLIRDLLAELRPDGRTPAEAVDVQSPAGHRSRTGPRTRMRPPRPRAGVLPRRWPEVLAASAVLLLTGLLASGWVDPMLPWLS; translated from the coding sequence ATGACCGTGCATCACCTTCCGCAACCTCCGTCCGACGACGAGCTCTACTGGTACTTCGGGCCGCAACGGCGGTGGGTGCTGGTGAGCAGTTCGCTGGCCTTCGTCTTCACTGCGGCGACCATGTTCACCTTCGCGTTACGGACCCCCGCGCTGTGGGCCTTCCTCGCGATCCTCGGGCTGAACGTCGTGGCCCTGCTGCTGTCCTCCGTGAACAGCCTCCGTCAGCGCCGGCTCACCCGGGCCTCGCACGAGGTGCTCGTCCGCGCCTGGCGGCCCGCCGGACTGCCGGGCGTGGACCTCTACCTGCCGACCTGCGGCGAGCCGCTGCCCGTGCTCGCCAACGCCTACCGCGCGGTCGCCGCCCTCGACTGGCCCGACGCGCTCACCGTCTGGGTGCTGGACGACGCCGACCGGCCGGAGGTGGCGGCCCTGGCGGCCGAGCACGGCTACCGGTACGTCGTACGCCCCGACCGGGGCCACCTGAAGAAGGCGGGGAACCTCAACCACGCGCTCACGCTGTCCGGGGCCGAGTACATCGCGATCCTCGACGCGGACTTCGCGCCCCGGCCGGACTTCCTGCGCCATCTGGTCCCGTACCTCGCGGACCCGGCCGTCGGCATCGTGCAGAGCCCGCAGTGCTTCGACACCGACGCGGGCATGGACTGGATCCAACGCGCCGCCGGGGCCGCGCAGGAGTGGTTCTTCCGCTGGATCCAGCCCTCGCGGGACGCGAGCGACGCGGCGATCTGCTGCGGCAGCAACGCCGTCTACCGGCGCGCCGCGATCGACCTGGCGGGCGGCTTCGCCCGGCTCGACCACAGCGAGGACCTGTACACCGGACTCGCCCTGCACGAGCGGGGGTTCCGCACCCAGTACGTCCCGGTCCTGGTCGCCAAGGGCACCTCGCCCGACACCGTCACCTCGTTCGTCAACCAGCAGTACCGGTGGGCGATGGGCAACCTGCACCTCCTCGGCACCCCGGTGCTCGAGCGGATGGGCGCGCCGTGGCGGATGCGGCTCTGCTTCTACGAGGGCGTCGTCGGCTACCTGACCACGGCCGTGAACACCTTCGCCGCCCCGCTGCCGCCGCTGGTGATGATGTTCTGGTACCCGGACCACATCCGCCCCTGGCATGTCCTGCCGCTGCTCGCCCCGCTGTGGCTGTGGCATGTGCTGCTGCCCCGGATCAGCCGGACCCGGTGGCGGGTCGAGGTCATCCGCGCCAACGTCCTCACCAGCGTGGCCGCCGCCACCGCGTTCTGGCACACCCTGCGGGGCCGCAGCGCCGCCTGGGTGCCCACGGGGGTCCGGAGCAAGGGGAGTTCGGGCTCGATGGCCCGCCGGGTCGTGGGCGTCTCGCTGGTCTGGCTGGTCCTGTCCAACGGGGCCGCCGCCGGGGGCCTCGCGCTGGTGGTGGCCCGCAACGGCTGGGAGCCCGCCTGGGGCCTCGGCCTCTACCTCCTGGTCCAGCTCCAGATCAACGTGCCCCTGATCCGGGATCTGCTGGCCGAACTACGGCCGGACGGCCGAACACCCGCCGAGGCCGTCGACGTCCAGTCACCCGCCGGCCACCGTTCGCGGACCGGGCCCCGGACCCGGATGCGGCCGCCCCGGCCCCGGGCGGGTGTGCTGCCCCGCCGCTGGCCCGAGGTCCTCGCCGCCTCCGCCGTCCTCCTGCTCACCGGCCTGCTCGCCTCCGGGTGGGTCGACCCGATGCTCCCGTGGCTGAGTTGA
- a CDS encoding phosphatase encodes MPIPSRAALVDHLVRTRIAGDVATPRDNNLSHYRKLANGDRHYWLGLELGDRWTDEQDVLAVMAERCGVNDDPAHRQGQDTIDPELTVDALERMAARLRKAADGRERVLFATGHPGGMLDVHRQTADALRRAGCEIVRIPSGLMADEGMVFQFADVAMLERGATLWHTHSPAPMAAILDAMAHLGRPLPDLVVADHGWAGCAGQRGLDAIGYADCNDPALFLGEAEGTLQVTVPLDDHVTDPRFYDPMTDYLLHAAGLLEEERGEEPVESAEPVEPAEEPAA; translated from the coding sequence ATGCCGATACCCAGCCGCGCCGCCCTCGTCGACCACCTCGTCCGTACGCGTATCGCGGGGGACGTCGCCACGCCACGCGACAACAACCTCTCCCACTACCGCAAGCTCGCCAACGGCGACCGCCACTACTGGCTGGGCCTGGAGCTGGGCGACCGCTGGACCGACGAGCAGGACGTGCTCGCCGTGATGGCGGAGCGCTGCGGCGTCAACGACGACCCGGCGCACCGGCAGGGCCAGGACACCATCGACCCGGAGCTGACGGTCGACGCCCTGGAGCGGATGGCGGCCCGGCTGCGCAAGGCCGCGGACGGCCGCGAGCGGGTCCTGTTCGCCACCGGGCACCCCGGCGGCATGCTGGACGTGCACCGGCAGACGGCGGACGCGCTGCGCCGCGCCGGCTGCGAGATCGTCCGCATCCCGTCCGGGCTGATGGCGGACGAGGGCATGGTCTTCCAGTTCGCCGACGTCGCGATGCTGGAACGCGGGGCGACCCTGTGGCACACCCACTCCCCGGCCCCGATGGCCGCCATCCTGGACGCCATGGCCCACCTGGGCCGCCCGCTGCCCGACCTGGTCGTCGCCGACCACGGCTGGGCGGGGTGTGCGGGACAGCGCGGGCTGGACGCGATCGGCTACGCGGACTGCAACGACCCGGCCCTGTTCCTCGGCGAGGCGGAGGGCACCCTCCAGGTCACGGTCCCGCTGGACGACCACGTCACCGACCCGCGTTTCTACGACCCGATGACGGACTACCTGCTGCACGCGGCGGGGTTGCTGGAGGAGGAGCGGGGGGAGGAGCCGGTGGAGTCCGCGGAGCCCGTGGAACCCGCGGAGGAGCCCGCCGCGTAG
- a CDS encoding YdeI/OmpD-associated family protein, whose amino-acid sequence MKFSTTMFRTGNNTGIEVPEAVVEALGAGKRASVNVRVNGYGYRSTIAPMGGRYLIPFSADKRAETGIGGGDAIEVELTLDTASRTVEPPEDLAAALAAAPGAAAAFAALSPSRQKAYVTSVEGAKARETRERRIAKTVAELTA is encoded by the coding sequence ATGAAGTTCAGCACGACGATGTTCCGGACCGGGAACAACACGGGCATCGAGGTGCCGGAGGCCGTGGTCGAGGCCCTCGGCGCAGGAAAGCGCGCCTCGGTGAACGTCAGGGTGAACGGGTACGGGTACCGCTCGACGATCGCCCCGATGGGCGGGCGATACCTGATCCCGTTCAGCGCCGACAAGCGCGCGGAGACCGGCATCGGCGGCGGGGACGCCATCGAGGTGGAGCTGACCCTCGACACCGCGTCCCGCACGGTGGAGCCGCCCGAGGACCTGGCGGCGGCGCTGGCCGCGGCCCCCGGGGCGGCGGCAGCGTTCGCCGCGCTCTCGCCCAGCCGGCAGAAGGCGTACGTCACGTCGGTCGAGGGAGCGAAGGCGCGGGAGACGCGGGAGCGGCGGATCGCGAAGACGGTGGCGGAGCTGACGGCGTAG
- a CDS encoding DUF6461 domain-containing protein, whose amino-acid sequence MTFVKGITAWQLLERMGADAATVAVRDQEDFHDEFESLLFETDGYVVSAGQWGNWAWVWEHSSWRCFDDPQLFSDISTGSAGVFLAWGEGPAEFMYAEDGQLLSAFSWYATTELRDLVGGAPSRFDSELRKHGADPDTGDYGPLTPRELYLRLAEEVGVGLAANDLLTEPVLSAQLTPP is encoded by the coding sequence ATGACGTTCGTGAAGGGCATCACGGCCTGGCAGCTCCTGGAACGGATGGGTGCCGATGCGGCGACCGTGGCCGTCCGGGATCAGGAGGACTTCCACGACGAGTTCGAAAGCCTTCTTTTCGAGACGGACGGCTACGTCGTGAGTGCCGGCCAGTGGGGTAACTGGGCGTGGGTCTGGGAGCATTCCAGCTGGCGCTGTTTCGACGACCCGCAGCTGTTCAGCGACATCTCAACGGGATCGGCCGGCGTTTTTCTGGCTTGGGGCGAGGGCCCGGCGGAGTTCATGTACGCAGAAGACGGTCAGTTGCTCAGCGCGTTCAGCTGGTACGCGACGACGGAGCTGAGGGATCTGGTAGGGGGTGCGCCCTCGCGTTTTGACTCCGAGTTGCGGAAGCACGGTGCGGACCCGGATACCGGAGACTACGGCCCCTTGACTCCACGCGAACTGTACCTTCGGCTCGCGGAGGAGGTGGGTGTCGGGCTGGCTGCGAATGACTTGCTCACCGAGCCAGTTCTCAGCGCCCAGCTCACTCCTCCGTAG
- a CDS encoding cation diffusion facilitator family transporter has protein sequence MSDAKADSGTDGGESTFTVIVAAVANLGIAVAKAVAGLISGSSAMLSEAAHSVADTVTEVMLLAALKRSGKPADEDHPLGHGPERYIWAMLASIATFVGGAVFSLYDGIHTLVEGEELGDPLVSYLVLGVAFLLEGYSLRTGVKQVRREASRLRVPDAYYLRHTPDTAVKAVVMEDSAALIGLLLAAGGLLGGQLSGSGVWDGIASCLIGLLLVYVAWVLGRTNAQLLIGRPLPPAMRSGVREELLSVPHIVDVLELTTLIQGPSEILIAAKIDFRDMATATEVEWACEEAEAQLRERFPSVRRVYLDPTPGRAQRLRQQHPGP, from the coding sequence ATGAGCGACGCGAAAGCGGACAGTGGGACCGATGGTGGGGAGTCCACGTTCACGGTGATCGTGGCGGCCGTCGCCAACCTCGGCATCGCCGTGGCGAAGGCCGTCGCCGGGCTGATCAGCGGCTCCAGCGCGATGCTCTCCGAGGCGGCCCACTCGGTCGCCGACACCGTCACCGAGGTCATGCTCCTCGCCGCGCTCAAGCGGAGCGGGAAGCCGGCCGACGAGGACCATCCGCTCGGCCACGGCCCCGAGCGCTACATCTGGGCGATGCTCGCCTCCATCGCCACCTTCGTCGGCGGGGCCGTCTTCTCCCTCTACGACGGCATCCACACCCTCGTCGAGGGCGAGGAGCTGGGCGACCCCCTCGTCTCCTACCTCGTCCTCGGCGTCGCCTTCCTCCTGGAGGGCTACTCGCTGCGCACCGGGGTCAAGCAGGTGCGGCGCGAGGCGTCACGGCTGCGGGTGCCGGACGCGTACTACCTGCGCCACACCCCGGACACGGCGGTGAAGGCCGTCGTGATGGAGGACTCGGCGGCCTTGATCGGGCTGCTGCTGGCGGCGGGCGGACTGCTCGGCGGGCAGCTCTCGGGCTCGGGGGTCTGGGACGGGATCGCCTCCTGCCTGATCGGCCTGCTGCTCGTGTACGTGGCCTGGGTGCTCGGCCGCACCAACGCGCAGCTGCTCATCGGGCGGCCGCTGCCCCCGGCGATGCGGTCCGGGGTGCGCGAGGAGCTGCTGTCGGTGCCGCACATCGTGGACGTACTGGAGCTGACCACGCTCATCCAGGGGCCGTCCGAGATCCTGATCGCCGCGAAGATCGACTTCCGGGACATGGCCACCGCCACGGAGGTCGAGTGGGCCTGCGAGGAGGCGGAAGCCCAGTTGCGCGAGCGGTTCCCGTCGGTGCGGCGGGTCTATCTGGACCCGACGCCGGGGCGGGCGCAGCGGCTGCGGCAGCAGCACCCCGGCCCCTGA
- a CDS encoding acyl-CoA thioesterase, with the protein MNESPDPLLDLLHLLDLERIERDIFRGVSRSAVVPRVFGGQVAAQALVAAGRTVPADRAAHSLHAYFLRAGDPGAPIVYSVDRIRDGKSFTTRRVVAVQHGQPIFHLSASFQAYEEGMDHQAPMPAAPDPETLPTAAEMLPRYADRFSDPEVVDRLIEARAAVDLRYVDAPPFGTVGEAREPRSQVWFRTNGKLADDPLLHVCLATYVSDMTLLDSVLLAHGRGGWAVGDVVGASLDHAMWFHRPFRADEWLLYDQESPSASGGRGLGQARIYTADGRLAITVIQEGVVRVPR; encoded by the coding sequence ATGAACGAGAGTCCCGATCCCCTGCTCGATCTGCTCCACCTGCTCGACCTGGAGCGGATCGAGCGGGACATCTTCCGGGGCGTGAGCCGCAGCGCGGTCGTGCCCCGGGTGTTCGGCGGCCAGGTCGCGGCCCAGGCGCTCGTCGCCGCGGGCCGCACCGTCCCCGCCGACAGGGCCGCCCACTCCCTGCACGCGTACTTCCTGCGGGCGGGCGACCCCGGCGCGCCCATCGTCTACAGCGTCGACCGCATCCGCGACGGGAAGTCCTTCACCACCCGCCGCGTCGTCGCCGTCCAGCACGGGCAGCCGATCTTCCACCTCTCCGCGTCCTTCCAGGCGTACGAGGAGGGCATGGACCACCAGGCGCCGATGCCCGCCGCCCCTGACCCGGAGACCCTGCCGACGGCCGCCGAGATGCTGCCCCGGTACGCCGACCGCTTCAGCGATCCGGAGGTCGTGGACCGGCTGATCGAGGCGCGGGCCGCGGTGGACCTGCGGTACGTGGACGCGCCGCCGTTCGGCACGGTGGGCGAGGCGCGCGAACCCCGGTCCCAGGTGTGGTTCCGCACGAACGGCAAGCTCGCGGACGACCCGCTGCTCCACGTCTGCCTGGCGACCTACGTCTCCGACATGACGCTGCTCGACTCGGTGCTCCTCGCCCACGGGCGGGGCGGCTGGGCGGTCGGGGACGTGGTCGGCGCGAGCCTGGACCACGCGATGTGGTTCCACCGGCCGTTCCGGGCGGACGAGTGGCTGCTGTACGACCAGGAGTCGCCCTCCGCCTCCGGCGGTCGCGGACTGGGCCAGGCCCGCATCTACACCGCCGACGGACGCCTCGCGATCACCGTCATCCAGGAAGGCGTCGTCCGCGTTCCCCGGTGA
- a CDS encoding acyl-CoA dehydrogenase family protein encodes MRRTVFNEDHEAFRETIRAFIAAEVVPVYDEWFAAGQAPRDFYLKLGELGVFGIEVDEEYGGAGIDSHKYEAVIYEETARAGVSFGGSGVHTLLGLPYIKMLATGDQKKRWLPKFASGEEMWALAMTEPGTGSDVAGMKTTAKLSEDGTHYVLNGSKTFITGGVHADRVIVCARTAAPREDDRRFGISLFAVDTKSEGYSVGRKLDKLGLRVSDTAELAFVDVKVPVEDLMGEENKGFGYLGTNLASERWGIAFGAYAQAAAAVRFAKEYVQDRTVFGKTVASFQNTKFELAACQAEVDAAQAVADRALEALDAGELTAAEAASAKLFCTEVAHRVIDRCLQLHGGYGFMNEYPIARLYADNRVNRIYGGTSEVMKSIIAKSMGL; translated from the coding sequence GTGCGCCGTACGGTATTCAACGAGGACCACGAGGCGTTCCGGGAGACCATCCGCGCCTTCATCGCGGCCGAGGTCGTGCCGGTCTACGACGAGTGGTTCGCCGCGGGCCAGGCGCCGCGCGACTTCTACCTCAAGCTGGGCGAGCTGGGCGTCTTCGGCATCGAGGTCGACGAGGAGTACGGCGGCGCGGGCATCGACTCGCACAAGTACGAGGCCGTCATCTACGAGGAGACCGCCCGTGCGGGCGTCTCCTTCGGCGGCTCCGGCGTGCACACGCTGCTCGGCCTCCCGTACATCAAGATGCTGGCCACCGGCGACCAGAAGAAGCGCTGGCTGCCGAAGTTCGCGAGCGGCGAGGAGATGTGGGCCCTCGCGATGACGGAGCCGGGCACCGGCTCCGACGTCGCGGGCATGAAGACCACCGCCAAGCTCTCCGAGGACGGCACGCACTACGTCCTCAACGGGTCCAAGACCTTCATCACCGGCGGTGTCCACGCCGACCGCGTGATCGTCTGCGCCCGCACCGCCGCCCCCCGCGAGGACGACCGCCGCTTCGGCATCTCCCTCTTCGCCGTCGACACGAAGTCCGAGGGCTACTCGGTCGGCCGCAAGCTCGACAAGCTGGGCCTGCGCGTCTCGGACACCGCCGAGCTGGCGTTCGTCGACGTCAAGGTCCCGGTCGAGGACCTCATGGGCGAGGAGAACAAGGGCTTCGGCTACCTCGGCACCAACCTGGCCTCCGAGCGCTGGGGCATCGCCTTCGGCGCGTACGCCCAGGCAGCGGCCGCCGTCCGGTTCGCCAAGGAGTACGTGCAGGACCGCACGGTCTTCGGCAAGACGGTCGCCTCGTTCCAGAACACCAAGTTCGAGCTGGCCGCCTGCCAGGCCGAGGTGGACGCGGCCCAGGCCGTCGCCGACCGCGCGCTGGAGGCCCTGGACGCCGGAGAGCTGACGGCGGCCGAGGCCGCCTCCGCGAAGCTGTTCTGCACCGAGGTCGCCCACCGCGTCATCGACCGCTGCCTCCAGCTGCACGGCGGCTACGGCTTCATGAACGAGTACCCGATCGCGCGCCTGTACGCGGACAACCGGGTCAACCGCATCTACGGTGGCACCAGCGAGGTCATGAAGTCGATCATCGCCAAGTCCATGGGCCTGTAG
- a CDS encoding DUF5713 family protein, translating to MTITNEQLAQYRFLALLYEDDYFPDHVLDKGTAVLRALCERIEAEKPADLAALYALTAAPTRAFNDLEAEFEAAGSEIETVAREEIGEAFWTIATAYGFTDADPEKLIAEREW from the coding sequence GTGACCATCACGAACGAGCAGCTGGCGCAGTACAGGTTCCTGGCCCTGCTGTACGAGGACGACTACTTCCCCGACCACGTCCTGGACAAGGGCACGGCGGTCCTGCGAGCCCTGTGCGAGCGGATCGAGGCCGAGAAGCCCGCGGACCTCGCCGCCCTGTACGCCCTGACCGCCGCGCCGACCCGGGCCTTCAACGACCTGGAGGCGGAGTTCGAGGCGGCGGGGAGCGAGATCGAGACGGTCGCCCGCGAGGAGATAGGTGAGGCCTTCTGGACCATCGCGACGGCGTACGGCTTCACGGACGCGGACCCGGAGAAGCTGATCGCCGAGCGCGAGTGGTGA
- a CDS encoding helix-turn-helix transcriptional regulator has translation MRLEDLARLRRARDRMDREYAEPLDVPSLARAALMSPGHFSRSFRAAFGETPYSYLMTRRIERAKALLRRGDLSVTDVCFAVGCTSLGSFSSRFTELVGESPSAYRARPHDAGETIPACVAKMLTRPVRNGEADRKPRP, from the coding sequence GTGAGGCTGGAGGACCTGGCCCGGTTGCGTCGGGCCCGCGACCGCATGGACCGCGAGTACGCCGAACCGCTCGACGTGCCCTCGCTGGCCCGTGCCGCCCTGATGTCGCCCGGCCACTTCTCCCGCAGCTTCCGGGCCGCCTTCGGCGAGACCCCGTACAGCTATCTCATGACCCGCCGCATCGAGCGGGCCAAAGCACTGCTGCGCCGGGGCGACCTGTCGGTCACGGACGTCTGCTTCGCCGTCGGCTGTACGTCGCTGGGCTCGTTCAGCTCCCGCTTCACGGAGCTGGTCGGGGAGAGCCCGAGCGCCTACCGGGCCCGCCCCCACGACGCGGGCGAGACCATCCCGGCGTGCGTCGCCAAGATGCTCACACGACCGGTCAGGAATGGAGAAGCGGATCGCAAGCCCCGCCCGTAG